The genomic DNA AGTGATTCTGCGGAACGAGAAGCGCATGCTGCAAGAGGCCGTCGATTCGCTCTTCGACAACTCGCGTAAGGTGAACGCCGTGCGCGCCGAAGGTAACCGCGCGCTAAAGTCGCTGTCCGATATGCTGAAAGGCAAGCAGGGCCGCTTCCGTCAGAACCTGCTCGGTAAGCGGGTTGACTATTCGGGTCGTTCGGTAATCGTTGTTGGTCCTGAGTTGAAGCTGCATGAGTGCGGCCTACCCAAGAATATGGCGGCCGAACTGTTCAAGCCGTTCATCATCCGCAAGCTCATTGAGCGCGGTATCGTGAAGACGGTGAAGTCGGCCAAGAAAATCGTGGACCGCAAGGATGCCGTGGTTTGGGACATTCTGGAGAACGTGCTGAAAGGCCACCCAGTGCTCCTCAACCGTGCCCCTACCCTCCACCGTTTGGGCATTCAGGCTTTCCAGCCGCGCCTCATCGAGGGCAAGGCTATTCAGTTGCACCCGCTCGTTTGTACGGCTTTCAACGCTGACTTTGACGGTGACCAGATGGCTGTGCACGTGCCCCTTGGACCAGCTGCTATCCTGGAAGCCTCGATGCTCATGCTGGCGTCGCACAACATCCTGAACCCCGCCAACGGCGCGCCCATCGCGGTGCCGTCGCAGGACATGGTTCTGGGTCTATACTACGTTACCAAAGGCAAACGCTCCACGGAAGGCGAAAGCATTCAGGGCGAAGGCCGGGCGTTCTACTCTGACGAAGAGGTAGTTATCGCCCTCAACGAAAAGCAGCTGTCGAAGCACGCCTATATCAAGGTGCGCACAATGATTCGCGATGAGAATGACGACCTCGTTCAGAAAACTATCGAAACCGTTGCTGGCCGCGTGCTCTTCAACCAGCTCGTGCCCGCCGAAGTAGGTTTCGTAGATGAGTTGCTGACCAAGAAAAAGCTTCAGCAAATCATCTCGATGGTGTTCAAGCGCACGGGTATGGCCCGCACCGCGCAGTTCCTGGACGACATCAAGACCCTTGGCTTCCAGTCGGCCTACAAAGGCGGTCTGAGCATGGGTCTGGGTGATATCCAGATTCCAAAGGAGAAAGACATTCTCATCAAGCAGGCGCAAGCCGATGTAGCTGCCGTAATGCAGAACTACCAGATGGGTCTGATTACGAACAATGAGCGATATAACCAGGTAATTGATATCTGGACGCGTATCAACTCGCAGATTACGGAGACGCTGATGGGCCGCCTGGAAAAGGAGAACCAAGGCTTCAACTCTATCTACATGATGATGCACTCGGGCGCTCGTGGCTCGCGGGAGCAGATTCGCCAGCTCGGCGGCATGCGCGGCCTGATGGCCAAGCCCCAGAAGTCGCTGCAAGGCTCGGTAGGCGAGATTATCGAGAACCCGATTCTGTCGAACTTCAAAGAAGGTCTCGACGTAATCGAGTACTTTATCTCGACTCACGGTGCACGTAAAGGTCTGGCTGACACGGCCATGAAAACGGCCGACGCCGGCTACCTGACGCGTCGTCTGGTTGACGTATCGCAGGACGTTATCGTGAATGAGCCGGACTGCGGCACGTTGCGCGGTACCGAAACCTTCGCTCTAAAAGACAACGAAGACATCGTGGAGCCGCTGGCTGAGCGTATCCTCGGTCGCACGGCCGTGCATGATATCATTGACCCGCTGACCGACGAGCTGATTCTGGCTTCCGGTGAGCAAATCACGGAGGAAATCACGCGCCGCATCGATGCTACCAGCATTGAGTCGGTAGAGATTCGCTCCGTACTGACTTGCGAAAGCAAGCGTGGTATCTGCGGCAAGTGCTATGGCCGTAACCTGGCAACGGGTCGGATGGTGCAGAAAGGAGAGGCCGTTGGCGTCATCGCGGCCCAGTCGATTGGTGAGCCCGGCACGCAGCTAACGCTCCGCACGTTCCACGTAGGTGGTACGGCTTCAAACATTGCCGTGGAAGCTAACATCCGCGCCAAGTTTGCGGGTATTGTCGAGTTTGAAGACATCCGTACCGTAGCTGGCGTCAACTTCGAAGGAGCAAAAACCAACGTGGCAATGGGCCGTTCGGGCGAAGTTAGGATTGTGGAGAAAGGCACTGGTAAAGTGTTCATCTCCAATCACGTTCCGTATGGCTCGTTCCTGCTTGCTAAAGAAGGCCAGGAAGTGGAGAAAGGTCAGGAACTCGTAAACTGGGACCCGTACAACGCGGTAATCCTGGCCGAGTTCGATGGCACTATTCAGTACGACGCCCTCACGGAAGGCATTACGTATCGTGAGGAAACTGACGAACAGACGGGCTTTCGCGAGAAAGTAATCGTTGAATCGAAAGATAAAGCGCAGAACCCGTCAGTATTGCTGCACCCGGCAAAA from Hymenobacter psoromatis includes the following:
- a CDS encoding DNA-directed RNA polymerase subunit beta'; this encodes MAFAKNKKLVQDFSKVTISLASPEGILERSTGEVVKPETINYRTYKPEMGGLFCERIFGPVKDWECHCGKYKRIRYKGIICDRCGVEVTEKKVRRERMGHIELVVPVAHIWYFKSLPNKIGYLLGLPTKKLDQIIYYERYVVVQPGVQAEEGVQQLDFLTEDEYLDIIDKLPRENQMLPNEDPQKFIAKMGADALQMLLERINLDELSYSLRDSAAHETSQQRKAEALKRLRVVEAFRDAATRVENRPEWMVIRMVPVIPPELRPLVPLDGGRFATSDLNDLYRRVIIRNNRLKRLIEIKAPEVILRNEKRMLQEAVDSLFDNSRKVNAVRAEGNRALKSLSDMLKGKQGRFRQNLLGKRVDYSGRSVIVVGPELKLHECGLPKNMAAELFKPFIIRKLIERGIVKTVKSAKKIVDRKDAVVWDILENVLKGHPVLLNRAPTLHRLGIQAFQPRLIEGKAIQLHPLVCTAFNADFDGDQMAVHVPLGPAAILEASMLMLASHNILNPANGAPIAVPSQDMVLGLYYVTKGKRSTEGESIQGEGRAFYSDEEVVIALNEKQLSKHAYIKVRTMIRDENDDLVQKTIETVAGRVLFNQLVPAEVGFVDELLTKKKLQQIISMVFKRTGMARTAQFLDDIKTLGFQSAYKGGLSMGLGDIQIPKEKDILIKQAQADVAAVMQNYQMGLITNNERYNQVIDIWTRINSQITETLMGRLEKENQGFNSIYMMMHSGARGSREQIRQLGGMRGLMAKPQKSLQGSVGEIIENPILSNFKEGLDVIEYFISTHGARKGLADTAMKTADAGYLTRRLVDVSQDVIVNEPDCGTLRGTETFALKDNEDIVEPLAERILGRTAVHDIIDPLTDELILASGEQITEEITRRIDATSIESVEIRSVLTCESKRGICGKCYGRNLATGRMVQKGEAVGVIAAQSIGEPGTQLTLRTFHVGGTASNIAVEANIRAKFAGIVEFEDIRTVAGVNFEGAKTNVAMGRSGEVRIVEKGTGKVFISNHVPYGSFLLAKEGQEVEKGQELVNWDPYNAVILAEFDGTIQYDALTEGITYREETDEQTGFREKVIVESKDKAQNPSVLLHPAKGADADSARSYSMPVGAHLNVENGVKVKAGHILAKIPRAVGKTRDITGGLPRVVELFEARNPSNPAVVSEIDGVVTYGSVKRGNREIFVESKDGVKRKYMVPLSKFILVQDNDFVRAGSPLSDGAITPSDILNIQGPSSVQQYLVNEIQEVYRLQGVKINDKHIEVIVRQMMQKVLVMDAGDTSFLENQLVDKVLLMEENDIVIDMKVVTDAGDSSEFRPGQIISSRKLRDENSSLRRRDLKLAEVRDAQPAVSRPTLQGITQASLGTASFISAASFQETTKVLSEAAIRGKADELLGLKENVIVGHLIPAGTGLREYQGIEVSSKEDHATRQAAQAAEQAVVPAKRPSRAKRETTVQE